A single window of Acinetobacter wuhouensis DNA harbors:
- a CDS encoding PaaI family thioesterase, with amino-acid sequence MKHPKEMTGLEFLQAMVDGHIPRASISETIPMDLDEISHGHASFKVKADSRHLNPLGGVHGGFAATALDSATGCAVHTTLEAGVGYGTIDLNVKMCRPVPKDKELLAIGSVINLSKNLAISEGKLVDEDGKLYAHATATCMIIRP; translated from the coding sequence ATGAAACACCCTAAAGAAATGACTGGACTCGAGTTTTTACAAGCAATGGTAGATGGGCATATCCCTAGAGCTTCCATCTCTGAAACCATTCCTATGGATTTAGATGAGATATCTCATGGTCACGCCAGCTTTAAAGTCAAAGCGGATAGCCGTCATTTAAACCCTTTAGGTGGTGTGCATGGAGGTTTCGCTGCGACAGCGCTTGATTCTGCAACGGGCTGTGCTGTACACACCACACTTGAAGCAGGTGTCGGTTATGGCACCATCGATTTGAATGTAAAAATGTGTCGCCCTGTGCCTAAAGACAAAGAATTACTGGCAATTGGTTCAGTAATTAATTTAAGTAAAAACCTTGCAATTTCAGAAGGTAAATTGGTTGATGAAGATGGAAAACTTTATGCACATGCAACTGCCACTTGTATGATTATTCGTCCATAA
- a CDS encoding lipocalin family protein, translating into MQLFKTLPNIDNMKKVIIIGAIFFVAGIFPKAYAENTTLAAVPKLELSQYLGLWYEVARKPMYFQKECKSDVTARYTVNEYGNVAVDNRCMTHDGKELRSLGEAFISNEPFNSKFKVSFIPEAIRWLPVARGDYWVLKIDPQYQMALVGEPKRKYLWLLSRNPHPDEAQVTEFLRYAQSVGFSVKDLIRTKQNVTE; encoded by the coding sequence GTGCAATTATTTAAAACATTACCCAATATTGATAATATGAAGAAAGTAATAATAATTGGCGCAATTTTTTTTGTGGCTGGAATTTTTCCTAAAGCTTATGCCGAAAATACAACTTTAGCTGCTGTTCCGAAATTAGAGTTAAGCCAATACCTTGGATTATGGTATGAAGTTGCGCGTAAGCCGATGTATTTCCAAAAAGAATGTAAATCTGATGTAACAGCACGTTATACGGTAAATGAGTATGGAAATGTTGCGGTAGATAACCGTTGTATGACCCATGATGGAAAAGAACTACGCTCATTAGGTGAGGCTTTTATTAGCAATGAGCCATTTAATTCGAAATTTAAAGTCAGTTTTATTCCTGAAGCGATTCGTTGGTTGCCCGTTGCCCGAGGTGATTATTGGGTGCTCAAAATAGATCCACAATATCAGATGGCTTTGGTCGGAGAGCCAAAACGTAAGTACCTATGGTTACTATCTCGAAATCCTCATCCAGATGAAGCACAGGTGACAGAATTTTTGCGCTATGCGCAAAGTGTAGGATTTAGTGTTAAAGATTTGATCAGAACGAAGCAAAATGTGACTGAGTAA
- the uvrB gene encoding excinuclease ABC subunit UvrB codes for MSENQPFELVTNYQPAGDQPQAIAKLVDGVNRGLHDQLLLGVTGSGKTYTMANVIAQTQRPTIIMAHNKTLAAQLYGEFKAFFPNNAVEYFVSYYDYYQPEAYVPSSDTFIEKDSAINDHIDQMRLSATRALLERRDAIIVASVSAIYGLGDPNAYMSMLLHIVQGDRISRDDIIRRLVEMQYTRNELEFLRGTYRIRGEIIDIFPAESDQHAVRVELFDDEVDSIRWFDPITGKLVRKAPRVTIYPKSHYVTPKDNLERAIGTIKEELKERQVYFKENDKLIELQRIEQRTRYDLEMMQQLGYTNGIENYSRHLSGRPAGEAPPTLFDYIPDDALLIIDESHVTVPQIGAMYKGDRSRKENLVNYGFRLPSALDNRPMKFEEWERIVPATIYVSATPAKYELEKSEQVAEQVVRPTGLVDPTIEIRPVLTQVDDVLSEINIRKELDERVLVTTLTKRMAEDLTSYLKEYGVKVAYLHSDIDTVERVKIIHELRTGVHDVLVGINLLREGLDMPEVSLVAILDADKEGFLRSERSLIQTIGRAARHVKGKAILYADRITDSMQKAIDETDRRRTKQIQFNEEHGITPRSAVRQVIKEIDTGEVLKDEEIEAGIAEQHQALTADEQHLLSDPKLFTKHITKLEKEMLKASKELQFEQAARLRDEIVRLKARLLQ; via the coding sequence GTGAGTGAAAATCAACCTTTTGAACTTGTGACAAATTATCAACCTGCGGGAGATCAGCCCCAAGCGATTGCTAAATTGGTTGATGGTGTCAATCGGGGATTACACGATCAACTCTTATTAGGTGTAACGGGTTCAGGTAAAACCTATACCATGGCAAATGTCATTGCACAAACGCAACGACCAACCATTATCATGGCGCATAATAAAACCTTAGCAGCACAACTTTATGGCGAGTTTAAAGCATTTTTCCCCAATAATGCGGTTGAATATTTTGTCAGTTATTATGACTACTATCAACCTGAAGCTTATGTACCATCTTCGGACACATTTATCGAGAAAGACTCCGCGATTAATGACCATATTGACCAAATGCGCCTTTCTGCGACACGGGCATTATTAGAACGCCGTGATGCGATTATTGTGGCTTCTGTATCTGCCATTTATGGTTTGGGTGATCCAAATGCCTATATGAGTATGTTGTTGCATATCGTGCAAGGTGACCGAATTAGTCGTGATGACATCATTCGACGCTTAGTTGAAATGCAATATACGCGGAATGAATTAGAATTCTTACGTGGTACATATCGTATTCGAGGGGAAATTATTGATATTTTCCCTGCGGAATCTGATCAACATGCAGTACGGGTTGAATTGTTTGATGATGAAGTGGATTCGATTCGTTGGTTTGATCCAATTACTGGAAAATTGGTACGCAAAGCACCGCGTGTGACGATTTATCCAAAAAGTCACTATGTCACACCGAAAGATAATTTAGAACGTGCGATTGGTACGATCAAAGAAGAACTCAAAGAGCGTCAAGTTTATTTTAAAGAAAATGACAAACTGATTGAATTGCAGCGGATTGAGCAACGTACCCGTTATGATTTAGAAATGATGCAACAATTGGGCTATACCAATGGTATCGAAAACTATTCTCGTCATTTATCTGGACGACCAGCAGGTGAAGCACCGCCGACATTGTTCGACTATATCCCAGACGATGCTTTGTTGATTATCGACGAATCTCACGTGACTGTTCCACAAATTGGTGCAATGTATAAAGGTGACCGTTCGCGTAAGGAAAACTTAGTCAATTATGGTTTCCGTTTACCGAGTGCTTTAGACAATCGTCCGATGAAATTTGAAGAATGGGAACGTATCGTTCCTGCAACGATTTATGTCAGTGCAACGCCTGCAAAATATGAACTAGAAAAATCTGAACAAGTGGCAGAGCAGGTAGTACGACCTACAGGATTGGTCGATCCTACCATTGAAATACGTCCAGTATTGACCCAAGTCGATGATGTTTTATCTGAAATTAATATTCGTAAAGAATTGGATGAGCGCGTACTTGTCACAACTTTGACTAAGCGTATGGCAGAAGATTTAACTTCTTATTTAAAAGAATATGGGGTTAAAGTTGCTTATTTGCACTCTGATATTGATACTGTAGAACGTGTGAAAATTATTCATGAACTTCGTACAGGTGTGCATGATGTCTTGGTTGGAATCAACTTATTACGTGAAGGTTTGGACATGCCAGAAGTGTCTTTGGTTGCTATCCTCGATGCAGATAAAGAAGGTTTTTTACGTTCTGAACGCTCTTTAATTCAAACCATTGGTCGTGCTGCTCGTCATGTGAAAGGTAAAGCAATTTTATATGCGGATCGTATAACGGATTCGATGCAAAAAGCGATCGATGAAACTGATCGCCGTAGAACCAAACAAATTCAATTCAATGAAGAACATGGCATTACACCACGCAGTGCAGTAAGACAAGTGATCAAAGAGATTGATACAGGTGAAGTGCTAAAAGATGAAGAAATTGAAGCTGGGATTGCAGAGCAGCATCAAGCATTGACTGCTGATGAACAACATTTATTGTCTGATCCTAAATTATTTACCAAGCACATTACCAAGCTGGAAAAAGAGATGTTAAAAGCGTCGAAAGAATTGCAGTTTGAACAAGCAGCGCGATTAAGGGATGAAATTGTGCGTCTGAAAGCCAGATTATTGCAGTAA
- a CDS encoding A1S_2505 family phage non-structural protein yields MTYHYHDESIIKELPEDTIFVFGSNMAGTHQGGAAKTALLYFGATKGVGRGWAGQSFAIPTMNEHLQQMPLSQIQHYIDDFKIYTKNHLKMKYFITSVGCGVAGYKVEEIAPMFKGISRNVIFPVSFRPFVEKTLPKLTQKLLHSFLTADVIFSANLEQKVQDLDLTEAEKSLAQIVINTPMYPTDSNGRDRSFEISDILNTLKSKQVIDADIQHDETKTLGGVILAIIELYNINEHDFIEAWNAQKEISPPKAANKAKK; encoded by the coding sequence ATGACTTATCACTACCATGATGAAAGCATAATCAAAGAGTTACCTGAAGACACAATTTTTGTCTTTGGCAGTAATATGGCGGGCACTCATCAAGGTGGTGCTGCAAAAACAGCATTATTATACTTCGGTGCGACGAAAGGAGTTGGTCGTGGCTGGGCGGGGCAAAGTTTTGCGATTCCAACCATGAATGAGCATTTACAACAAATGCCACTTTCTCAAATCCAACATTATATTGATGATTTTAAAATTTATACTAAAAATCACCTTAAAATGAAGTACTTCATTACCTCAGTGGGTTGTGGTGTCGCAGGTTATAAAGTTGAAGAAATTGCACCAATGTTTAAAGGCATTTCACGCAATGTTATTTTCCCTGTTTCATTCCGTCCATTTGTAGAAAAAACACTGCCTAAACTGACACAAAAACTGCTACACAGTTTCCTCACAGCAGATGTTATTTTCAGTGCAAATTTAGAACAAAAAGTTCAAGATTTAGATTTAACTGAAGCTGAAAAGAGTTTAGCCCAAATCGTGATTAATACACCAATGTATCCTACTGATAGTAATGGGCGAGATCGTAGCTTTGAAATCAGTGATATTCTAAATACGCTTAAGAGCAAGCAAGTGATTGATGCTGATATTCAGCATGATGAAACAAAAACACTTGGCGGGGTAATTTTAGCAATTATAGAGTTGTATAATATTAACGAGCATGATTTTATAGAAGCGTGGAATGCTCAAAAAGAAATTTCTCCACCTAAAGCTGCAAATAAGGCTAAAAAATAA
- a CDS encoding GGDEF domain-containing protein, producing MGEVDLSIFNLSPMAMWIQDFSAVKKTFQQWLDDGVEDLEQYLLDDPERLQPCLVMIRTIRVNQSTLDMYEASNLDEILHSFANLHSEKISIEKVNFFVSLWNKKTQYICPSVNYTCKGKQIDIQLKASFMPGYEDSWERLLLTTENISDYQNARRFAETLFLHSPTALWVRDYSQIKVIFDQLRQQGVNDLIRHMTKHPEFAKKCFESVKNIGVNQALLDLFKAGNRQLFFDNLWQILRESSQQNFHAQLLALWNDEHQQSRECEYQTVHGDILNIREQLVIFPNSHNNWDTVQIAFTDFSERKKLENHLLHLSKHDQLTQLYNRTFFNDEILKLQSTIFYPVSCVFFDLNGLKEINDIYGHDQGDQILRRFGKILKTSITQTHYSASRLGGDEFVILMPKAKQIHINRLLDKIRYELEVDQIKHPDFPIHVAIGYATTQSNETIEALLKRADEIMYSNKQAFYNSSLKD from the coding sequence ATGGGGGAAGTCGATCTATCTATTTTCAACTTATCTCCCATGGCAATGTGGATCCAAGACTTTAGTGCGGTCAAAAAAACTTTCCAGCAATGGCTAGACGATGGTGTTGAAGACCTAGAACAATACCTTCTAGATGATCCTGAACGCTTACAACCTTGCTTAGTAATGATTCGCACTATTCGTGTGAATCAAAGCACTTTAGATATGTATGAAGCATCCAATCTAGATGAAATCTTACATAGCTTTGCAAACTTACACTCAGAAAAAATCAGTATAGAAAAGGTCAATTTTTTTGTTTCTTTATGGAATAAGAAAACACAATACATTTGTCCATCTGTAAACTATACCTGTAAAGGCAAACAAATTGATATTCAACTTAAAGCCAGTTTTATGCCTGGCTATGAAGACAGCTGGGAGCGTTTGTTGCTGACAACTGAAAATATTTCTGATTACCAAAATGCGCGACGATTTGCTGAAACTTTATTTTTACATTCCCCTACTGCATTGTGGGTAAGAGACTATAGCCAGATCAAAGTAATATTTGACCAACTAAGACAACAAGGCGTAAATGATCTCATCCGCCACATGACAAAACATCCGGAGTTTGCCAAAAAATGCTTTGAAAGTGTAAAGAATATCGGCGTTAACCAAGCTTTACTCGACCTTTTTAAAGCTGGTAATAGACAATTGTTCTTTGACAATTTATGGCAAATTCTTCGGGAATCTAGTCAGCAAAATTTCCATGCCCAATTATTAGCTTTATGGAATGACGAACACCAACAAAGTAGAGAATGTGAGTATCAAACTGTTCATGGAGATATTCTCAATATACGTGAACAATTGGTGATCTTTCCAAATTCACATAATAATTGGGACACAGTGCAAATTGCATTTACAGATTTTTCTGAGCGAAAAAAATTAGAAAATCATTTATTACATCTCAGTAAGCACGATCAGCTCACTCAACTCTATAACCGTACTTTTTTTAATGATGAGATTTTAAAACTCCAATCTACAATTTTTTACCCGGTATCCTGTGTATTTTTCGACCTCAATGGTTTAAAAGAAATTAATGACATCTATGGGCATGACCAAGGTGACCAAATTCTGAGAAGATTTGGCAAAATTTTAAAAACAAGTATTACTCAAACCCATTATTCAGCTTCTCGACTTGGCGGAGACGAATTTGTCATTCTCATGCCGAAAGCAAAGCAAATTCATATCAATAGATTATTAGATAAAATTCGTTATGAATTAGAAGTTGACCAAATCAAACATCCAGACTTCCCTATTCATGTTGCAATTGGTTATGCAACGACACAGTCAAATGAGACCATTGAAGCCTTGCTTAAAAGAGCTGATGAAATTATGTATTCCAATAAGCAAGCTTTTTATAATTCATCTCTCAAAGATTAA
- a CDS encoding pyridoxal phosphate-dependent aminotransferase has product MDVRLSDRVNAIKPSPTLAVTNKAAELKAAGKNVIGLGAGEPDFDTPQHIKDAAIAAINNGFTKYTAVDGTPGLKKAIIAKLKRDNNLEYAANQILVSCGGKQSFFNLALALLNKGDEVIIPAPYWVSYPDMVIIAEGVPVVVKCGEEQRFKITPAQLEAAITDKTRLVVLNSPSNPTGMIYTKAELEALAEVLRKYPEVLVASDDMYEPIRWDDEFYNIATVAPDLYDRVIVLNGVSKAYAMTGWRIGYAAGPAKLIGAMKKIQSQSTSNPTSISQVAAEAALNGPQDVLQPMIEAFHRRHDLVVNGLNDIKGITCLPADGAFYAYANIRPLIRAKGLKSCTEFSAWLLEETGVAVVPGDAFGLGGYMRISYATADEVLVDALARIKKAADSIEGVDAAIASIAAEK; this is encoded by the coding sequence GTGGACGTACGTCTCTCTGATCGTGTAAATGCCATCAAACCGTCTCCAACGCTTGCTGTTACCAACAAAGCTGCTGAATTAAAAGCTGCTGGTAAAAATGTAATTGGACTCGGTGCTGGCGAACCAGATTTTGACACCCCACAACACATCAAAGATGCTGCTATTGCTGCAATTAATAACGGTTTTACAAAATATACCGCTGTTGATGGTACACCAGGCCTAAAAAAAGCGATTATTGCAAAATTAAAACGTGACAATAATCTTGAATACGCTGCTAACCAAATCTTGGTTTCTTGTGGCGGTAAACAATCTTTCTTTAACTTGGCACTTGCTTTGTTAAACAAAGGTGATGAAGTGATCATCCCTGCACCTTACTGGGTAAGCTACCCAGATATGGTGATCATCGCTGAAGGTGTGCCAGTTGTTGTAAAATGTGGTGAAGAACAACGTTTCAAAATCACGCCTGCTCAACTTGAAGCTGCTATCACTGACAAAACGCGTTTAGTGGTATTAAACAGCCCTTCTAACCCTACAGGTATGATCTATACGAAAGCTGAATTAGAAGCTTTGGCTGAAGTTCTTCGTAAATATCCAGAAGTATTGGTTGCTTCTGATGATATGTATGAACCAATCCGTTGGGATGATGAGTTCTACAACATCGCAACTGTTGCACCTGATCTTTATGACCGTGTAATCGTGCTCAATGGTGTATCTAAAGCATATGCCATGACTGGCTGGCGTATTGGCTATGCAGCAGGTCCTGCAAAATTGATTGGTGCGATGAAAAAAATCCAGTCTCAATCCACTTCTAACCCAACTTCTATTTCACAAGTTGCTGCTGAAGCTGCATTGAATGGTCCTCAAGACGTTCTTCAACCAATGATCGAAGCGTTCCACCGTCGTCATGACTTAGTGGTAAATGGCTTGAATGACATTAAAGGTATCACTTGTCTTCCTGCTGATGGTGCATTCTATGCATATGCGAACATCCGTCCATTGATTCGTGCAAAAGGTTTAAAATCTTGCACAGAGTTCTCTGCATGGTTATTGGAAGAAACTGGTGTTGCTGTTGTTCCTGGTGATGCTTTCGGCTTAGGCGGTTATATGCGTATTTCTTATGCGACTGCTGACGAAGTATTGGTTGATGCGCTTGCACGTATCAAAAAAGCTGCTGATTCTATCGAAGGTGTAGACGCTGCGATTGCTTCAATTGCTGCTGAAAAATAA
- a CDS encoding IS3-like element ISAba14 family transposase (programmed frameshift), which translates to MARRPRRNHSNDFKAKVALAAIKAEKTLAELSAEFDVHQNQIIDWKNQLISASSQAFDQSKAPTEPPIDLKKLHAKIGEQALEIGFFRRCVEETGPLQPQKLIDDSLQISVSKQAKLLKVSRGCYYYRPKPVSASDLKLMRCIDELHMQYPFAGSRMMRDLLNRQGHHIGRRHTRTLMKKMGIQALYCKPNLSQANQAHRKYPYLLKGLAIQRSNQVWSTDITYIPMAKGFVYLCAVIDWHSRKVLAHRVSISMEVDFCISALNEAIEKYGRPEIFNTDQGSQFTSDAFIDVLKSNGIQISMDGKGRWVDNVMVERLWRSVKYEEVYLKAYSSVTDAKKQLSAYFEFYNLKRPHSSLDKMTPNEFYYDQLPQQNKVA; encoded by the exons ATGGCACGTAGACCAAGAAGAAATCATTCAAATGATTTTAAAGCTAAGGTAGCACTTGCTGCGATTAAAGCAGAAAAAACACTTGCTGAATTGAGTGCTGAGTTTGATGTTCATCAAAACCAAATTATTGACTGGAAAAATCAATTGATCTCAGCTTCCTCGCAAGCTTTCGATCAATCAAAAGCTCCAACAGAACCACCCATCGATCTAAAAAAACTACATGCAAAAATCGGTGAGCAGGCATTAGAAATTG GATTTTTTAGAAGGTGTGTTGAAGAAACTGGGCCGCTTCAACCACAAAAGTTAATCGACGACTCACTTCAGATTTCAGTATCTAAGCAAGCTAAGCTGCTGAAAGTCTCCCGTGGTTGTTATTACTATCGCCCAAAACCTGTGAGTGCATCAGATCTGAAGCTGATGCGATGTATTGATGAATTACATATGCAATATCCTTTTGCAGGCAGTCGTATGATGCGTGATTTGTTGAATCGTCAAGGACATCATATAGGACGACGTCATACACGTACTTTAATGAAGAAAATGGGTATTCAGGCGTTATATTGCAAACCAAATTTAAGCCAGGCTAATCAAGCTCACCGTAAATATCCATATCTGCTCAAAGGGTTGGCTATTCAGCGCAGTAATCAAGTGTGGTCTACGGATATAACGTATATCCCTATGGCAAAAGGCTTTGTTTATTTATGTGCTGTGATTGATTGGCATAGCCGCAAGGTACTTGCGCATAGGGTATCGATTAGTATGGAGGTGGATTTTTGTATTTCGGCTTTAAATGAAGCGATTGAAAAATATGGTCGACCTGAAATATTTAATACAGACCAAGGCAGCCAGTTTACCAGTGATGCATTTATTGATGTATTGAAATCAAATGGCATTCAAATCAGTATGGATGGTAAAGGTCGATGGGTAGATAATGTGATGGTTGAACGATTATGGCGGAGCGTTAAATATGAAGAGGTGTATCTCAAAGCTTATAGCAGTGTCACAGATGCGAAAAAGCAATTAAGTGCATATTTTGAGTTTTATAATTTGAAACGACCTCATTCGAGTCTAGACAAAATGACACCAAATGAGTTTTACTATGATCAGCTACCCCAACAAAACAAGGTGGCTTAA
- a CDS encoding DUF7710 domain-containing protein, with protein sequence MSDKYIWIIQSSENLNIIGCFINKNDAEQYILENKLKCMLTRYPVDITIYDWVIKNELWLPKNDLQKNSKFRARFSSAYLEHHHFFQEES encoded by the coding sequence ATGAGTGATAAATACATTTGGATTATACAAAGTAGTGAAAATCTAAATATTATTGGTTGTTTTATCAATAAAAACGATGCGGAACAATATATTTTAGAAAATAAACTAAAATGTATGTTAACTAGGTATCCAGTAGATATAACAATCTATGATTGGGTGATTAAAAATGAATTGTGGCTACCAAAAAATGATCTACAAAAAAATAGTAAATTTAGAGCTAGATTTAGTAGTGCATATTTAGAACATCATCATTTTTTTCAAGAAGAAAGTTGA